The following are from one region of the Mycolicibacterium helvum genome:
- a CDS encoding FAD-binding oxidoreductase, producing the protein MGLEDRDALRVLQAAFERSGDPQADSEELLRRIYTRWFALDTQVRDLFPPELAPQRAAFGRAMHWVFGEFVAQRAQAPVSFLAQLGRDHRKYGVTEQHYDSMRRAWYSTMRSHLIDSWTAAVDDAATQAINLITGIMSGAADAEDGPAWWDGTVLEHQRVSRDIAVVRLHLDRPMPYHSGQYVNVSIPQWPRRWRFLSPAMPADPDGFIEFHVRSVSGGMVSHAMVAETRPGDRWRLSSPHGAMEVDRDGEDVLMVAGSTGLAPLRALIMDLCRFGENPRVHLFFGARYPCELYDLRTLWEIAASSPWLSVSPVSEYAGDPPWAADYPDVQPPRGLHVRQTGRLPDVVTKYGAWGDRQILICGGPAMVRATYDALVAKGAPPERIQHDPLS; encoded by the coding sequence GTGGGCCTCGAGGATCGTGACGCGCTTCGGGTGCTGCAGGCTGCCTTCGAACGCTCGGGGGATCCCCAGGCCGACTCCGAGGAACTGCTCCGCCGCATATACACCCGGTGGTTCGCCCTGGACACGCAGGTGCGTGACCTGTTCCCGCCGGAGCTCGCTCCCCAACGTGCGGCGTTCGGCCGCGCCATGCACTGGGTGTTCGGCGAGTTCGTCGCCCAACGTGCCCAGGCACCGGTGAGCTTCCTGGCGCAGCTCGGCCGCGACCACCGCAAATATGGTGTCACCGAACAGCATTACGACAGCATGCGGCGAGCCTGGTACTCCACGATGCGCAGCCATCTGATCGACAGCTGGACCGCCGCGGTCGACGACGCCGCCACCCAGGCCATCAACCTGATCACCGGCATCATGTCCGGCGCGGCCGACGCCGAGGACGGACCAGCCTGGTGGGACGGCACCGTCTTGGAGCACCAACGGGTGTCGCGCGATATCGCGGTCGTCCGCCTGCACCTCGACCGGCCGATGCCCTACCACTCGGGTCAGTACGTCAACGTTTCGATCCCGCAGTGGCCGCGGCGCTGGCGGTTCCTCTCCCCCGCCATGCCGGCTGATCCGGACGGCTTCATCGAGTTCCACGTGCGTTCCGTGTCGGGTGGCATGGTCAGCCATGCGATGGTGGCCGAAACCCGGCCGGGCGACCGGTGGCGGCTGTCCAGTCCGCATGGCGCGATGGAGGTGGACCGCGACGGGGAGGACGTGCTGATGGTGGCGGGCAGCACCGGGCTCGCGCCGCTGCGCGCGCTGATCATGGACCTGTGCCGGTTCGGCGAGAATCCCCGAGTTCACCTGTTTTTCGGCGCCCGCTATCCCTGCGAGCTGTACGACCTGCGGACCCTGTGGGAGATCGCCGCCTCCAGCCCGTGGTTGTCGGTGTCACCGGTGTCGGAGTACGCCGGTGATCCACCGTGGGCGGCCGACTATCCCGATGTCCAGCCGCCCCGCGGCCTACACGTGCGCCAGACCGGACGGCTGCCCGATGTGGTGACCAAGTACGGCGCCTGGGGTGACCGCCAGATTCTGATCTGCGGTGGCCCCGCCATGGTGCGTGCCACCTACGACGCTCTGGTCGCCAAGGGCGCGCCACCCGAGCGCATTCAGCACGACCCGTTGAGCTGA
- a CDS encoding aldose 1-epimerase: protein MAQLPSVVLRDPSSPLTATYLPTAGMICTSLSDDGVELLGQRRGLSAYLSDAKTMGIPLLYPWANRLSANEYGVDGGAVTLTPGVGGVRTDEHGLPMHGVLAGNPSWLVTDHSESRLTADLDFGAQPRLLASFPFPHVLTLDVTLADRALTVQTTVTPTTAVSVPLCYGFHPYLTIPGVPRSEWTLETPRLRHLPVDGQGIPTGEVQEWPAFSERLGDKIFDDGFDEVPQGAMFAVAGGDRRIEVVYDHGFPAAQIFAPGTDDVVAIEPMAAPTNALRTGAYSTATPGQPATAVFTIRVS from the coding sequence ATGGCCCAGCTGCCGTCCGTCGTTCTACGAGATCCTTCCTCACCGTTGACTGCCACATATCTGCCAACCGCGGGCATGATCTGCACCTCGCTGTCCGACGACGGCGTCGAACTCCTGGGGCAGCGTCGCGGCTTGAGCGCCTACTTGTCAGACGCGAAGACGATGGGCATTCCACTCCTGTATCCGTGGGCGAATCGGTTGAGCGCCAACGAATATGGCGTCGACGGCGGGGCGGTGACCCTGACTCCCGGCGTTGGTGGTGTCCGTACCGACGAGCACGGCCTCCCGATGCACGGCGTGCTCGCGGGCAACCCGAGCTGGCTGGTCACCGACCACTCCGAGAGCCGGCTGACCGCTGACCTGGACTTCGGGGCACAGCCGCGATTGCTGGCCAGCTTCCCGTTTCCCCACGTCCTTACCCTCGATGTCACGCTGGCCGACCGCGCGCTCACGGTGCAGACGACGGTCACACCGACCACCGCGGTGTCGGTGCCGCTGTGCTACGGCTTCCATCCGTACTTGACTATTCCCGGGGTGCCCCGATCGGAGTGGACGCTAGAGACTCCGAGACTCCGCCATCTGCCGGTGGACGGCCAGGGCATCCCGACCGGCGAGGTCCAGGAGTGGCCGGCCTTCTCGGAGAGACTGGGTGACAAGATATTTGACGACGGGTTCGACGAGGTTCCGCAGGGCGCGATGTTCGCCGTCGCCGGCGGTGACCGCCGCATCGAGGTGGTCTATGACCATGGGTTCCCGGCGGCACAGATCTTCGCCCCCGGCACCGATGATGTGGTCGCCATCGAGCCGATGGCCGCACCGACCAACGCACTGCGTACGGGCGCCTACAGCACGGCGACACCGGGCCAACCTGCCACCGCGGTGTTCACCATCCGCGTGAGCTAG
- a CDS encoding heat shock protein transcriptional repressor HspR, translated as MASANESRETRTFLISVAAELAGMHAQTLRTYDRLGLVSPRRSSGGGRRYSERDVELLREVQRLSQDEGVNLAGIKRIIELTNQVEALQSRVEEMMDELESLRANQRRDLAVVPKSTALVVWKPRR; from the coding sequence ATGGCCTCTGCCAATGAGTCCCGAGAAACTCGAACGTTTCTCATTTCGGTGGCCGCCGAGCTGGCCGGTATGCATGCGCAGACCCTGCGCACCTACGACCGGCTCGGTTTGGTCAGCCCCCGGCGCAGTTCCGGTGGCGGGCGGCGATATTCGGAACGCGACGTCGAGCTCCTGCGAGAGGTGCAGCGGCTGTCCCAGGACGAGGGTGTCAACCTGGCCGGGATCAAGCGGATCATCGAACTGACCAACCAGGTCGAGGCCCTGCAGTCGCGGGTCGAGGAGATGATGGACGAGCTGGAGTCGTTGCGCGCCAACCAGCGTCGTGATCTTGCGGTCGTGCCGAAGAGCACGGCGCTGGTGGTCTGGAAGCCGCGGAGATAG